One Dysidea avara chromosome 7, odDysAvar1.4, whole genome shotgun sequence genomic region harbors:
- the LOC136262191 gene encoding DET1 homolog: MFGVAKNGSSAELESFTDPQEPIHFKELPNQNIIKVLMDRQTICTPSTNVMLHRQRAVYQSVVPNCTELDVHTPLCYIRKFTPDGNSLIAISSDQRNVLVYAFMGSGAGQELYHKGFALSERKLKLFDTFFRLRHDISVIQDNSEHLNRECSLFTIDNRYVIVVSTRTLPDTSLNEVYESIRNNEYVFSNENCPLEHSTLYLIDLLGGRVTHSHSFRHDFIHFSHNQGISLYNDTLAVLSVLHQTIHIFKVGPTGSFVYEQAIGRFCYPDDELVFSEAVNSETPFTEKTFSSLRHRLMTYLYRQALKLYKQGNKNSLSDFYYKYDYFQRLRIWKMQLIDEKHLMLKYTNEAIVTLQMAASISHPSLFVFYNIETTEIVSVYENTSNELLRLYEDYADHFRNTSSRPDGFYQMNCSTACSSYARLIHERFKQTITNAKMGGPLEAVKRLLGQLPISSQSFSPSPYLDLALFSYDDKWVSSLERPKLSAEQPISFFSRNGGLLKFSIHTSPPQQNSTTSTRRLAAFIFHPYEPFIISMQRTSYEYIVNFHFRNMHC; the protein is encoded by the exons ATGTTTGGTGTAGCTAAGAATGGTTCCTCTGCAGAACTTGAGTCATTCACTGACCCTCAGGAGCCAATTCACTTCAAAGAATTACCAAACCAAAATATTATTAAGGTTCTGATGGACAGACAAACCATATGCACCCCTTCAACTAATGTTATGCTACACCGACAAAGAGCAGTGTATCAAAGTGTTGTGCCAAATTGTACTGAATTGGATGTGCATACTCCACTGTGTTACATCAGAAAGTTTACACCAGATGGTAATAGCCTCATTGCTATCAGTTCTGACCAGAGAAATGTTCTTGTGTATGCATTCATGGGATCTGGAGCTGGACAAGAGTTGTATCATAAGGGGTTTGCTCTGTCCGAACGAAAACTGAAATTGTTTGATACTTTCTTTCGTCTGAGACATGACATTTCAGTTATACAAGATAATAGTGAACATTTGAATCGAGAGTGCAGCTTATTCACCATCGACAATCGCTATGTCATCGTTGTGTCAACCAGAACATTGCCAGATACCTCATTAAATGAGGTGTACGAGTCAATTAGAAACAATGAATATGTGTTCTCAAATGAAAACTGCCCCCTGGAGCATTCAACCTTATATCTGATTGATCTTCTTGGTGGTCGAGTAACACATAGTCATTCATTTAGACATGACTTTATTCACTTCTCACATAATCAAGGAATATCATTATACAATGACACATTGGCGGTGCTCTCTGTCCTCCATCAAACCATTCATATATTCAAAGTCGGTCCAACAGGTTCTTTTGTGTATGAACAAGCTATTGGAAGATTTTGTTACCCAGATGATGAGCTAGTTTTTAGTGAGGCTGTTAACTCTGAAACTCCATTCACTGAGAAGACATTTAGTTCACTGAGACATCGACTAATGACCTACCTGTATCGTCAAGCATTGAAGTTATATAAACAGGGAAACAAAAATAGTTTATCTGATTTTTACTACAAGTATGACTACTTTCAACGACTTAGAATTTGGAAGATGCAGCTGATTGATGAAAAACATTTGATGTTGAAATACACCAATGAGGCCATAGTGACCCTACAAATGGCTGCTTCCATCAGTCATCCTTCCCTCTTTGTTTTCTACAACATTGAGACTACAGAAATTGTTTCTGTTTATGAGAACACTTCCAATGAGCTATTGAGGCTCTATGAAGATTATGCTGATCACTTTAGAAATACAAGTTCTCGTCCTGATGGTTTTTATCAAATGAATTGTTCTACTGCTTGCAGTTCATATGCTCGACTAATACATGAACGCTTCAAGCAGACTATCACCAATGCCAAAATGGGAGGACCATTAGAGGCCGTGAAACGCCTACTTGGTCAGCTGCCGATTAGTTCCCAATCTTTTTCTCCTAGCCCTTACTTAGATTTAGCCTTATTCAGTTATGATGATAAATGGGTGTCATCTCTTGAGCGGCCCAAGTTAAGTGCAGAGCAGCCCATTAG CTTTTTCTCAAGAAATGGAGGATTATTGAAATTCTCAATCCATACTAGTCCACCACAACAGAACTCAACAACGTCCACTCGAAGACTAGCTGCCTTCATTTTCCACCCCTATGAACCATTTATCATCTCCATGCAGCGAACTAGCTATGAATATATTGTCAATTTTCACTTTAGAAATATGCACTGTTAG